In a single window of the Streptomyces sp. NBC_00285 genome:
- a CDS encoding LutB/LldF family L-lactate oxidation iron-sulfur protein, translated as MSGTFVGMPAFPEAAHEAVNNPTLRGNLRHATHTIRAKREKAVAEVSDWAQLREAGKQIKDHTLRHLDRYLVQLEESVMAAGGTVHWAADADEANDIVTQLVKMTGESEVVKVKSMATQEIGLNEALEAEGIRAYETDLAELIVQLGKDRPSHILVPAIHRNRGEIRDIFEREMSEWGRPAPEGLSDTPAELAEAARLHLREKFLRAKVGISGANFMVADTGTLVVVESEGNGRMCLTLPETLISVVGIEKIVPTWQDLEVFLQTLPRSSTAERMNPYTSTWTGTTDEDGPGTFHLVLLDNGRSDTLADEVGRQALRCIRCSACLNVCPVYERAGGHAYGSVYPGPIGAILSPQLRGTGSEIDASLPYASTLCGACYEVCPVAIDIPEVLVHLRERIVQGGPVVHEGNKVVLKPAKGHAAERAAMRAARWAFAHPGALRTGQRLASRTRRLHPRTLPGPGKAWSDTRDLPPVPAEPFRDWWQRTGGGKEGGK; from the coding sequence ATGAGCGGGACGTTCGTAGGAATGCCGGCCTTCCCCGAGGCCGCACACGAGGCCGTCAACAACCCGACGCTGCGCGGCAATCTGCGCCACGCCACGCACACGATCCGCGCCAAGCGGGAGAAGGCCGTCGCCGAGGTGTCCGACTGGGCTCAGCTGCGGGAGGCCGGCAAGCAGATCAAGGACCACACACTGCGTCATCTCGACCGCTATCTCGTGCAGTTGGAGGAGTCGGTCATGGCTGCGGGCGGCACGGTCCACTGGGCCGCCGACGCCGACGAGGCCAACGACATCGTCACCCAACTCGTGAAGATGACCGGCGAGTCGGAGGTCGTCAAGGTCAAGTCGATGGCCACGCAGGAGATCGGGCTCAACGAGGCCCTCGAAGCCGAGGGCATTCGCGCCTACGAGACCGATCTCGCCGAGCTGATCGTGCAGTTGGGCAAGGACCGGCCCTCGCACATCCTCGTCCCGGCCATCCACCGCAACCGGGGCGAGATCCGGGACATCTTCGAGCGGGAGATGAGCGAGTGGGGCCGCCCGGCCCCCGAAGGGCTCAGCGACACGCCCGCCGAACTGGCGGAGGCCGCACGGCTGCACCTGCGGGAGAAGTTCCTGCGCGCCAAGGTCGGCATCTCCGGCGCCAACTTCATGGTCGCCGACACGGGCACCCTGGTGGTCGTGGAGTCCGAGGGCAACGGCCGGATGTGTCTGACCCTGCCCGAGACGCTGATCTCGGTCGTCGGCATCGAGAAGATCGTGCCGACCTGGCAGGACCTGGAGGTCTTCCTCCAGACGCTCCCCCGCTCCTCGACCGCCGAGCGCATGAACCCGTACACGTCCACGTGGACCGGCACCACGGACGAGGACGGCCCGGGGACCTTCCATCTCGTGCTGCTCGACAACGGCCGCAGCGACACCCTGGCCGACGAGGTCGGCCGCCAGGCCCTGCGCTGCATCCGCTGCTCCGCCTGCCTGAATGTCTGCCCGGTGTACGAGCGAGCCGGCGGACACGCCTACGGCTCGGTCTATCCGGGCCCGATCGGCGCGATCCTCAGTCCTCAACTCCGGGGCACGGGAAGCGAGATCGACGCCTCACTGCCGTACGCCTCGACTCTGTGCGGGGCCTGCTACGAGGTCTGCCCGGTGGCCATCGACATCCCCGAGGTGCTGGTGCATCTGCGGGAGCGGATCGTGCAGGGCGGCCCGGTGGTCCACGAGGGCAACAAGGTGGTGCTGAAGCCCGCCAAGGGGCACGCCGCCGAGCGCGCGGCGATGCGGGCGGCCCGCTGGGCGTTCGCCCACCCCGGTGCCCTGCGCACCGGCCAGCGCCTCGCCTCGCGCACCCGGCGCCTGCATCCGCGCACCCTGCCGGGTCCCGGCAAGGCGTGGAGCGACACCCGGGATCTGCCTC
- a CDS encoding (Fe-S)-binding protein, whose translation MRVALFLTCVNDTLYPDTGRAVVKLLTRLGVDVDFPMSQTCCGQAHYNTGYRHEAEPLARHFSDVFREYEAIVTPSGSCGAMVRELYPRMGERARAEGRGSGLAAALAPVVPKTFELTEFLVDVLGVTDVGAYYPHTVTYHPTCHGLRGLGLGDRPRRLLQAVKGLELKELPGADECCGFGGTFALKNPDVSAAMGTDKVRNAESTGAEVLCAADNSCLMHIGGTMGRLESDMRPVHIAEILASTEEEPTP comes from the coding sequence ATGCGTGTCGCCCTGTTCCTGACCTGTGTCAACGACACGCTGTATCCGGACACCGGGCGCGCTGTGGTGAAACTGCTGACCAGGCTGGGCGTCGACGTCGACTTCCCGATGTCCCAGACCTGCTGCGGGCAGGCGCACTACAACACCGGCTACCGGCATGAGGCGGAACCGCTGGCCCGGCATTTCTCCGATGTATTCCGGGAGTACGAGGCGATCGTGACGCCGTCCGGCTCCTGCGGGGCGATGGTGCGGGAGCTGTATCCGCGGATGGGTGAGCGGGCCCGCGCTGAGGGACGCGGGAGCGGCCTCGCAGCCGCGCTGGCGCCCGTGGTGCCGAAGACGTTCGAGCTGACGGAGTTCCTGGTGGACGTGCTGGGGGTGACGGACGTGGGGGCGTACTACCCGCACACGGTGACCTACCACCCGACCTGTCACGGACTGCGTGGACTGGGGCTCGGTGACCGGCCCCGGCGGCTGCTCCAGGCGGTCAAGGGGCTTGAACTGAAGGAGCTTCCGGGCGCCGACGAGTGCTGCGGCTTCGGTGGCACGTTCGCGCTGAAGAACCCCGACGTCTCGGCGGCGATGGGTACCGACAAGGTGCGCAACGCCGAGTCGACGGGCGCCGAAGTGCTGTGCGCGGCCGACAACTCGTGCCTGATGCACATCGGCGGCACGATGGGCCGGCTGGAGTCGGACATGCGGCCGGTGCACATCGCGGAGATCCTGGCGAGCACGGAAGAGGAGCCGACACCATGA
- a CDS encoding rhamnulokinase, which produces MSASVKSYAAVDLGASSGRVMVGRVGPDSLELTEAHRFANRPVRIPEGLRWDILSLYGGVLDGLRAAGQVDSVGIDSWAVDYGLLDADGALLGNPVHYRDSRTEGVAQKVWATVPAPELYAATGLQYAPFNTLYQLVADQLLGAERLLLIPDLLTYWLTGEQGTELTNASTTQLIDPRTREWSYDIAERLGIGLELFAPLRQPGDPAGLLRPEVLEETGLAGPVPVTAVGSHDTASAVAAVPASGERFAYICTGTWSLAGLELNAPVLTEESRAANFTNELGLDGTVRYLRNIMGLWLLQECLRAWGDPDLGELLLDAAKAPALRSVVDAGDAAFLAPGRMPERIAEACRASGQPVPVSPAEITRCILDSLALAHRRAVQDAQRLADHPVDVVHVVGGGTRNALLCQLTADACGLPVVAGPTEAAALGNVLVQARTHGLVGDLAGGRELLTRTQPLTRYEPQGDTSRWHEAQARLAGK; this is translated from the coding sequence ATGAGCGCGTCCGTGAAGTCGTACGCCGCGGTCGACCTCGGCGCGTCCAGCGGACGTGTCATGGTCGGCCGCGTCGGCCCCGACAGCCTGGAGCTCACCGAGGCACACCGGTTCGCGAACCGTCCGGTCCGGATCCCGGAGGGCCTGCGCTGGGACATCCTCTCCCTGTACGGCGGTGTCCTGGACGGGCTCAGGGCGGCCGGGCAGGTGGACTCCGTCGGCATCGACAGCTGGGCCGTGGACTACGGACTCCTGGATGCCGACGGGGCGTTGCTCGGCAACCCGGTGCACTACCGGGACTCCCGTACGGAGGGTGTCGCGCAGAAGGTGTGGGCGACCGTGCCCGCGCCCGAGCTGTACGCGGCCACCGGACTGCAGTACGCGCCCTTCAACACGCTGTACCAGCTTGTCGCCGATCAACTCCTGGGTGCCGAGAGGCTGTTGCTCATCCCCGATCTGCTCACCTACTGGCTCACCGGTGAGCAGGGCACCGAGCTGACCAACGCGTCGACGACCCAGCTGATCGATCCCCGCACGCGGGAGTGGTCGTACGACATCGCGGAGCGGCTGGGCATCGGCCTGGAGTTGTTCGCGCCGCTGCGCCAACCCGGTGATCCGGCGGGCCTGCTCCGGCCCGAGGTGCTGGAGGAGACCGGGCTCGCGGGCCCGGTGCCGGTGACGGCCGTCGGGTCGCACGACACCGCGTCCGCGGTGGCCGCCGTCCCCGCGTCCGGTGAGCGCTTCGCCTACATCTGCACCGGCACCTGGTCCCTTGCGGGCCTCGAACTGAACGCGCCGGTGCTCACGGAGGAGAGCAGGGCCGCCAACTTCACCAACGAGCTGGGCCTCGACGGCACGGTCCGCTACCTGCGGAACATCATGGGGCTGTGGCTGCTCCAGGAGTGCCTGCGGGCCTGGGGCGACCCGGATCTGGGCGAACTGCTCCTCGACGCGGCCAAGGCGCCCGCGCTGCGGTCGGTGGTGGACGCGGGGGACGCCGCCTTCCTCGCGCCGGGCCGGATGCCGGAGCGGATCGCCGAGGCGTGCCGCGCCTCGGGGCAGCCGGTGCCCGTCTCCCCCGCCGAGATCACCCGCTGCATCCTCGACTCGCTGGCCCTCGCCCACCGCAGGGCCGTCCAGGACGCGCAGCGGCTGGCCGACCACCCCGTCGACGTCGTGCACGTCGTCGGTGGCGGTACCCGCAACGCGCTGCTGTGCCAGCTGACCGCCGACGCCTGCGGGCTGCCGGTGGTGGCGGGGCCGACCGAGGCGGCCGCTCTCGGGAACGTCCTGGTCCAGGCCCGGACCCACGGCCTCGTCGGCGACCTCGCGGGCGGCCGCGAACTGCTCACCCGGACGCAGCCCCTCACGCGGTACGAGCCGCAGGGCGACACCTCCCGCTGGCACGAGGCGCAGGCCCGCCTCGCCGGGAAATGA
- a CDS encoding bifunctional aldolase/short-chain dehydrogenase, with product MATHPEAAALLARSNRLGADPRNTNYAGGNTSAKGTDTDPVTGGDVELMWVKGSGGDLGTLTEGGLAVLRLDRMRALVDVYPGVEREDEMVAAFDYCLHGKGGAAPSIDTAMHGLVEAAHVDHLHPDSGIALACAADGEKLTAECFGDTVAWVPWRRPGFQLGLDIAAIKEANPQAIGVVLGGHGITAWGDTAEECERNSLHIIRTAERFLEERGRAEPFGPVIEGYDALPEADRRVRAAALAPYVRAVASQDRPQVGHFTDSEVVLEFLARAEHPRLAALGTSCPDHFLRTKVRPLVLDLPPAAPLDEAIARLDELHAAYREEYAAYYRRHALPDSPAMRGADPAIVLIPGVGMFSFGKDKQTARVAGEFYVNAINVMRGAEAVSSYAPIEESEKFRIEYWALEEAKLQRMPKPKPLATRVALVTGAGSGIGRAIAQRLVAEGACVVVADLNAENASAVAEELGGPDKAVAVTVDVTSEEQIAASFRAAVLAFGGVDLVVNNAGISISKPLLETTAKDWDLQHDIMARGSFLVSREAARVMIAQKLGGDIVYIASKNAVFAGPNNIAYSATKADQAHQVRLLAAELGEHGIRVNGVNPDGVVRGSGIFAGGWGAKRAAVYGVEEEKLGEFYAQRTILKREVLPEHVANAVFALTGGELTHTTGLHVPVDAGVAAAFLR from the coding sequence ATGGCAACCCATCCCGAAGCCGCCGCTCTCCTGGCCCGGTCCAACCGACTCGGCGCCGACCCCCGCAACACGAACTACGCCGGTGGGAACACGTCCGCCAAGGGCACCGACACCGACCCCGTCACCGGCGGTGACGTCGAGCTCATGTGGGTCAAGGGGTCCGGTGGTGACCTCGGGACCCTGACCGAGGGCGGGCTCGCCGTGCTGCGGCTGGACCGGATGCGCGCGCTCGTCGACGTCTACCCGGGTGTCGAGCGCGAGGACGAGATGGTCGCCGCCTTCGACTACTGCCTGCACGGCAAGGGCGGTGCGGCCCCCTCCATCGACACCGCCATGCACGGCCTCGTCGAGGCCGCCCACGTCGATCACCTGCACCCCGACTCCGGTATCGCGCTCGCCTGCGCGGCCGACGGGGAGAAGCTGACCGCCGAGTGTTTCGGGGACACCGTCGCCTGGGTGCCGTGGCGGCGCCCCGGATTCCAGCTGGGGCTGGACATCGCCGCCATCAAGGAGGCCAACCCGCAGGCGATCGGCGTCGTTCTCGGCGGGCACGGCATCACCGCATGGGGCGACACCGCCGAGGAGTGCGAGCGCAACTCCCTGCACATCATCCGGACCGCCGAGAGGTTCCTGGAGGAGCGCGGCAGGGCCGAACCCTTCGGCCCCGTCATCGAGGGATACGACGCCCTTCCCGAGGCCGACCGGCGGGTCCGGGCCGCCGCCCTCGCGCCGTACGTCCGGGCCGTCGCGTCCCAGGACAGGCCGCAGGTCGGGCACTTCACCGACTCCGAGGTCGTGCTGGAGTTCCTGGCCCGCGCCGAACACCCGCGCCTCGCCGCGCTCGGCACCTCCTGCCCCGACCACTTCTTGCGGACCAAGGTCCGGCCGCTGGTCCTGGACCTGCCGCCCGCCGCGCCGCTGGACGAGGCCATCGCCCGGCTCGACGAGCTGCACGCCGCCTACCGCGAGGAGTACGCCGCCTACTACCGGCGGCACGCCCTGCCCGACTCCCCCGCCATGCGCGGCGCCGACCCGGCGATCGTACTGATCCCGGGTGTCGGCATGTTCTCCTTCGGCAAGGACAAGCAGACCGCGCGGGTCGCGGGCGAGTTCTACGTCAACGCGATCAACGTGATGCGGGGCGCCGAGGCCGTGTCGTCGTACGCGCCCATCGAGGAGTCCGAGAAGTTCCGCATCGAGTACTGGGCCCTTGAGGAGGCCAAGCTCCAGCGGATGCCGAAGCCCAAGCCGCTCGCCACCCGTGTGGCCCTGGTGACCGGCGCGGGCAGCGGGATCGGCAGGGCCATCGCGCAGCGTCTTGTCGCCGAGGGCGCCTGTGTGGTCGTCGCCGACCTCAACGCCGAGAACGCCTCCGCGGTCGCCGAAGAACTCGGCGGGCCCGACAAGGCCGTCGCCGTGACCGTGGACGTCACGTCCGAGGAGCAGATCGCCGCATCGTTCCGGGCCGCGGTGCTGGCCTTCGGCGGCGTGGACCTGGTGGTCAACAACGCCGGCATCTCCATCTCCAAGCCTCTGCTGGAGACCACCGCCAAGGACTGGGACCTCCAGCACGACATCATGGCGCGCGGATCCTTCCTGGTGTCACGGGAGGCGGCCCGGGTGATGATCGCGCAGAAGCTCGGCGGCGACATCGTCTACATCGCCTCCAAGAACGCCGTCTTCGCCGGGCCCAACAACATCGCCTACTCCGCCACCAAGGCCGACCAGGCCCACCAAGTGCGCCTGCTCGCAGCCGAGTTGGGCGAGCACGGCATCCGCGTCAACGGTGTCAACCCGGACGGTGTGGTGCGCGGCTCGGGCATCTTCGCCGGCGGCTGGGGTGCCAAGCGGGCTGCCGTGTACGGCGTGGAGGAGGAGAAGCTGGGCGAGTTCTACGCCCAGCGGACCATCCTCAAGCGCGAGGTGCTTCCTGAGCACGTGGCCAACGCCGTCTTCGCGCTGACCGGTGGGGAGCTGACCCACACCACCGGTCTGCACGTCCCCGTCGACGCCGGCGTCGCGGCCGCCTTCCTGCGATGA
- the rhaI gene encoding L-rhamnose isomerase gives MTELAAVKAALKTQAVETPSWAYGNSGTRFKVFAQQGVPRTPQEKLADAAQVHAVTGVAPTVALHIPWDKVEDYAALAKYAEERGVRLGTINSNTFQDDDYKLGSICHPDASVRRKALDHLLECVDIMDATGSSDLKLWFADGTNYPGQDDLRARQDRLAEGLSEVYDRLGDGQRMLLEYKFFEPAFYSTDVPDWGTAYAHCLKLGDKAQVVVDTGHHAPGTNIEFIVTTLLREGKLGGFDFNSRFYADDDLMVGAADPFQLFRIMYEVVRGGGFSSDVAFMLDQCHNIEAKIPAIIRSVMNVQEATAKALLVDRDALAVAQREGDVLEANAVVMDAYNTDVRPLLREVREEMGLDVDPMGAYKRSGWAEKIVAERVGGEQAGWGA, from the coding sequence GTGACCGAGCTCGCCGCGGTGAAGGCCGCTCTCAAGACCCAGGCAGTCGAGACGCCGTCGTGGGCGTACGGGAACTCGGGAACCCGCTTCAAGGTGTTCGCCCAGCAGGGCGTACCGCGTACGCCGCAGGAGAAGCTGGCCGACGCCGCGCAGGTCCACGCGGTGACCGGGGTCGCGCCCACGGTCGCCCTGCACATCCCCTGGGACAAGGTCGAGGACTACGCGGCGCTGGCCAAGTACGCCGAGGAGCGGGGCGTGCGGCTGGGCACCATCAACTCCAACACCTTCCAGGACGACGACTACAAACTGGGCAGCATCTGCCATCCGGACGCCTCGGTGCGCCGGAAGGCTCTCGATCACCTGCTGGAGTGCGTCGACATCATGGACGCGACCGGGTCGAGCGACCTGAAGCTGTGGTTCGCCGACGGCACGAACTATCCCGGCCAGGACGACCTCCGCGCGCGGCAGGACCGGCTCGCCGAAGGCCTGTCCGAGGTGTACGACCGTCTGGGTGACGGACAGCGGATGCTGCTTGAGTACAAGTTCTTCGAGCCGGCCTTCTACTCGACGGACGTGCCGGACTGGGGCACGGCCTACGCCCACTGCCTGAAGCTGGGCGACAAGGCCCAGGTGGTCGTCGACACCGGGCACCACGCTCCCGGCACCAACATCGAGTTCATCGTCACGACCCTGCTGCGGGAGGGCAAGCTCGGCGGGTTCGACTTCAACTCCCGCTTCTACGCCGACGACGACCTCATGGTGGGCGCCGCCGACCCGTTCCAGCTGTTCCGGATCATGTACGAGGTGGTGCGCGGCGGCGGGTTCTCCTCCGACGTGGCGTTCATGCTCGACCAGTGCCACAACATCGAGGCGAAGATCCCGGCGATCATCCGGTCGGTCATGAACGTCCAGGAGGCGACCGCCAAGGCGCTCCTGGTCGACCGGGACGCTCTCGCCGTGGCTCAGCGCGAGGGCGATGTCCTGGAGGCCAACGCCGTGGTGATGGACGCGTACAACACGGATGTGCGGCCGCTGCTTCGTGAGGTGCGCGAGGAGATGGGGCTGGACGTGGATCCGATGGGTGCGTACAAGCGGTCCGGGTGGGCCGAGAAGATCGTGGCCGAGCGGGTCGGTGGGGAACAGGCCGGGTGGGGGGCGTAG